The Aspergillus chevalieri M1 DNA, chromosome 5, nearly complete sequence genome includes a region encoding these proteins:
- a CDS encoding uncharacterized protein (COG:L;~EggNog:ENOG410PGPZ;~InterPro:IPR012337,IPR000953,IPR036397,IPR023780, IPR041588,IPR001584,IPR016197;~PFAM:PF00385,PF17921;~go_function: GO:0003676 - nucleic acid binding [Evidence IEA];~go_process: GO:0015074 - DNA integration [Evidence IEA]), which produces MPILRDAIRAGLPHFPPELGIQVSIGECELDSDGRILFRKRRWVPNNEPLRTRLMQEAHDSPLSGHPGSNALYSLLARQLFWPNMSADVKRFVKNCDQCGATNIWRDRRQGLLKPLPIPDRKWRELSMDFIEGLPESNGYSAILVIVDRLTKGTILIPCARTGSDYIVPKFLQHVVAYHGLPAAITSDRGSQFVGELWERMCSLLKINRRLSTAYHPQTDGQTERMNAVVESYLRNFCNFAQDNWSEILPMAQLAIANQTAASTGFSPFFLDHGYHLETLQLVEPVTEELQQSSSGSAGARIADKLKNALEVAQSELAAAQERQEQYANRYRNLAPHYKPGDKVWLALHNIRTSRPSKKLDVRQAKYTVLAQISPYAYRLNTPEGIHPVFHVDLLRPAANNPFPSQRNDDYQPPAVLVDGEEEYQVERILDYRQIRRGRGFQRQYLVKWTGYLHPEWTAAHNMENTAALDEWEQRHGSQSPVRDGDDS; this is translated from the coding sequence ATGCCCATACTTCGTGATGCCATCCGTGCAGGATTACCTCATTTCCCTCCTGAACTGGGAATCCAGGTCTCAATTGGCGAATGTGAATTAGACTCTGATGGTCGGATCCTCTTTCGCAAACGACGATGGGTTCCCAATAATGAACCTTTACGAACAAGATTAATgcaagaagcccatgacTCCCCACTGTCTGGGCATCCAGGTAGCAATGCACTATATAGTCtacttgctcgacaacttttCTGGCCCAATATGAGTGCAGATGTGAAACGTTTTGTCAAGAATTGTGACCAATGTGGAGCTACCAACATATGGCGAGATCGACGACAAGGACTGCTGAAACCCTTACCTATCCCAGATCGCAAATGGCGTGAACTCTCCATGGATTTTATAGAAGGACTGCCAGAGTCAAATGGTTACAGTGCTATCCTGGTGATAGTAGACCGCCTCACAAAAGGGACTATCCTAATCCCTTGTGCAAGGACAGGAAGTGACTACATTGTACCAAAGTTCCTGCAGCATGTTGTGGCATACCATGGCCTCCCAGCTGCTATCACCTCTGATCGCGGCTCACAGTTTGTGGGTGAACTCTGGGAACGCATGTGTAGCCTCCTCAAGATCAATCGACGCCTATCCACTGCCTACCACCCCCAAACTGATGGGCAAACAGAGCGCATGAATGCAGTTGTTGAGAGCTATCTCCGTAACTTTTGCAACTTTGCACAGGACAACTGGTCAGAAATCCTACCTATGGCGCAGCTTGCAATTGCCAACCAGACTGCAGCTTCTACTGGGTTCAGCCCCTTTTTCCTTGACCATGGGTACCACTTGGAGACACTTCAACTAGTTGAACCAGTCACTgaagaactccaacaatCATCCAGTGGGTCTGCAGGTGCACGAATAGCTGACAAACTCAAGAATGCATTGGAGGTCGCTCAAAGTGAGTTAgctgcagcccaggaacGACAGGAACAATATGCCAACCGTTACCGAAACCTTGCACCACACtacaagcctggtgataaagtTTGGCTCGCCCTGCATAATATCCGAACAAGCCgtcccagcaagaagcttgatgtgCGCCAGGCCAAATATACCGTCCTAGCACAGATTAGCCCGTATGCCTACCGACTGAACACACCAGAGGGTATCCAccctgtcttccatgttgacctcctccggccagcagcaaacaaCCCCTTTCCCAGTCAGCGCAATGACGACTATCAGCCCCCAGCTGTGCTTGTtgacggcgaggaagaataccAGGTGGAGCGTATACTGGACTACCGACAGATCCGCCGTGGACGGGGATTTCAGCGACAATACCTAGTGAAATGGACCGGTTATCTACATCCTGAATGGACTGCTGCGCACAACATGGAGAATACCGCCGCACTGGATGAATGGGAGCAACGCCACGGAAGCCAGAGCcctgtgagggatggggatgattcttag
- a CDS encoding SGNH/GDSL hydrolase family protein (COG:I;~EggNog:ENOG410PMS4;~InterPro:IPR013830,IPR036514;~PFAM:PF00657,PF13472), whose amino-acid sequence MSTNDPETLCQPYDQFILFGDSITQNSCQRDLNFGFFGALQDAYIRKLDVVNRGFSGYNTAHAVKVFPKFFPTPETATVRFMIIFFGANDASLPRNAQYVPLGDYKKNLQTLVGHPATKAQNPKIILIAPPPINEYQLESFDASKSLQHPSRTAHHTKLYAEAARDVGTSLNVPVADLWTAFMNVTGWKEGQALPGSRDLPNDENLSRLLSDGLHFTSEGYKVMFDVVMETIRKNWPDQDPEKLPFVFPGWVDAPK is encoded by the exons ATGTCTACCAATGACCCAGAGACTCTCTGCCAGCCATACGACCAATTCATTCTCTTTGGTGACTCGATCACCCAAAATTCTTGTCAAAGGGACCTGAACTTTGGTTTCTTCGGAGCTCTTCAGGATG CGTATATTCGAAAGCTGGATGTGGTCAATCGGGGTTTCTC AGGATACAACACTGCCCACGCCGTCAAGGTCTTTCCCAAATTCTTCCCTACGCCTGAGACGGCTACAGTCCGGTTCATG ATCATCTTCTTTGGCGCAAATGACGCCTCTCTGCCCCGGAATGCCCAATATGTTCCACTCGGCGACTACAAAAAGAACCTACAAACTCTCGTTGGGCACCCAGCAACAAAAGCGCAGAACCCAAAAATAATCCTCATAGCACCCCCTCCGATAAACGAGTACCAGCTGGAGTCATTTGACGCAAGCAAAAGCTTGCAGCATCCCAGCAGAACCGCCCACCACACTAAGCTGTACGCGGAAGCAGCTCGGGATGTTGGTACTTCACTGAATGTCCCTGTAGCTGATCTCTGGACGGCGTTTATGAATGTCACTGGATGGAAAGAGGGTCAGGCGTTGCCGGGCTCGAGGGATTTGCCGAATGATGAGAATTTGTCACGGTTGTTGTCCGATG GACTACACTTCACGTCGGAAGGATACAAAGTCATGTTCGATGTGGTTATGGAGACCATTCGCAAGAATTGGCCGGATCAAGATCCAGAGAAGCTTCCCTTCGTGTTTCCAGGATGGGTCGACGCACCCAAATAA
- a CDS encoding uncharacterized protein (COG:S;~EggNog:ENOG410PSWE;~InterPro:IPR036069,IPR015867), whose product MRSGILSVICPVTSKAITQPFRTCWASQTPFLRILSRPVTTTATAIPRPRTSPPPSRFVIHKRPLTMSSDKIPDRYKLIFYVPHSHLEPCKEAVFAAGAGVFSGGKYSKCCFQMPGQGQFQPGDGANPAIGSVGALEYVEEMKVEVMCVGRSIMLNAVEELVKAHPYEEVAYEVYKMENV is encoded by the coding sequence ATGCGCTCAGGCATCCTATCAGTTATTTGCCCAGTAACCAGCAAGGCCATTACGCAGCCTTTCCGTACCTGCTGGGCCTCACAGACACCGTTCCTACGAATACTCTCCCGCCCAGTAACAACCACCGCTACTGCAATCCCTAGACCCCGAACCAGCCCCCCACCCTCTCGCTTTGTCATTCACAAAAGACCCCTTACAATGTCCTCCGACAAGATCCCAGACCGCTACAAGCTCATCTTCTACGTCCCGCATTCCCATCTCGAACCGTGCAAGGAAGCCGTCTTCGCGGCCGGTGCCGGCGTCTTCTCCGGAGGAAAATACTCCAAGTGTTGCTTTCAGATGCCTGGCCAGGGACAGTTCCAGCCGGGTGATGGTGCGAATCCGGCGATTGGGTCTGTGGGCGCGCTGGAGTATGTTGAGGAGATGAAGGTTGAGGTTATGTGTGTGGGAAGGTCGATTATGTTGAATGCTGTGGAGGAGCTGGTCAAGGCGCATCCGTATGAGGAGGTTGCATATGAGGTTTATAAGATGGAAAATGTTTAG
- the NUO24 gene encoding complex I 24 kDa subunit family protein (COG:C;~EggNog:ENOG410PFVJ;~InterPro:IPR042128,IPR036249,IPR002023,IPR041921;~PFAM:PF01257;~go_function: GO:0016491 - oxidoreductase activity [Evidence IEA];~go_process: GO:0055114 - oxidation-reduction process [Evidence IEA]) — MASKLFPAAPRVGRQLLQQLPKSQCRAFSAGPQLFSDALAVHRNKPSNNPTLPFKFNDQNLQLIDEILKRYPPQYKKAAVMPILDLGQRQHGYTSISVMNEVARLLEMPPMRVYEVATFYTMYNREPVGKYFVQLCTTTPCQLGGCGSTKILEAISEHLGITPGHTTEDGLFTFIEVECLGACVNAPMVQINDDYYEDLTPESTKALLTALKDSAIATDKSVKVPAPGPLSQRESCENSGGLTNLQDPPVWNPETMMRTDGALDAQQ; from the exons ATGGCTTCGAAGCTCTTCCCCGCCGCCCCCCGGGTAGGCCGTCAATTGCTCCAGCAGCTCCCCAAGTCCCAATGCAGAGCGTTCTCCGCTGGGCCACAACTCTTCAGTGACGCCCTTGCCGTG CACCGCAACAAGCCCTCCAACAACCCGACCCTCCCGTTCAAATTCAACGACCAGAACCTCCAACTCATCGATGAGATCCTCAAACGCTACCCTCCCCAGTACAAGAAGGCTGCTGTCATGCCTATCTTGGATTTGGGTCAGCGCCAGCACGGCTACACCAGCATCAGTGTCATGAACGAGGTCGCCCGGTTGCTTGAGATGCCCCCGATGCGTGTTTACGAAGTCGCAACTTTCTACACCATGTACAACCGCGAGCCCGTTGGCAAGTACTTTGTTCAACTTTGCACTACT ACACCATGCCAGCTCGGTGGCTGCGGTAGCACCAAGATCCTCGAAGCCATTTCGGAACACCTGGGTATCACCCCCGGCCACACCACCGAAGACGGCCTGTTTACCTTCATCGAAGTCGAATGTCTTGGTGCCTGTGTCAACGCCCCCATGGTCCAGATCAACGACGACTACTACGAGGACCTCACCCCCGAATCCACCAAGGCCCTCCTCACCGCGCTTAAGGACTCTGCTATCGCGACGGACAAGTCGGTCAAGGTCCCTGCTCCCGGCCCGCTGAGCCAGAGAGAGAGCTGCGAAAACAGTGGTGGTCTCACGAATTTGCAAGACCCGCCGGTGTGGAACCCGGAGACCATGATGAGAACGGATGGTGCTTTGGACGCTCAGCAATAA